A stretch of DNA from Acidimicrobiales bacterium:
TCCGGCGGAGGTTAGCGGCGTGCGCATAACCAGCGTTACCCGGAGGCGAGCGGCGGTTCGGGTTGTGGCGGAGCGCCGGGGCGCCTACCTTGCGCGCTACCTGACGGGCCGTCAGATCTGGAGAAGCGCACGCCATGGGCATCACAACCGAGGTGCACGACCAGGGGATCGCCGAGGTCGTGGTCGACTACCCGCCCGTCAACGCCCTGCCTGTCGCCGGCTGGTTCGAGCTGGCCGACGTGGTGGGGTCGCTCGGCCAGGACGACGCCGTCCGGGTGGTCGTCCTGCGTGCGGAGGGGCGCGGCTTCAACGCCGGCGTCGACATCAAGGAGATGCAGCGCACCACCGGCTTCGACGCCCTCCTGGGCGCCAACCGGGGGTGCTACGCCGCCTTCGGGGCGGTGTACGACTGCCTCGTCCCGGTGGTCGCCGCGGTGCAGGGTTTCTGCCTGGGCGGTGGCATCGGGCTGGTCGGCAACGCCGATGTGATCGTCGCCAGCGACGACGCCACCTTCGGGCTCCCCGAGGTCGACCGGGGCGCTCTGGGCGCGGCGACCCACCTCGCCCGGCTCGTGCCGCAGCACAAGATGCGGGCGATGGTCTACACGTCGGCGACGGCCACGGCCGCCGAGCTGCACGCCTTCGGGTCGGTGCTGCAGGTGGTGCCCAAGGAGGAGCTGCGGGCGACGGCGCTGGCCGTGGCGGGCGAGATCGCCGCCAAGTCGCCCACCGTGATCCGGGCCGCCAAGCAGTCGCTCAACGGGATCGACCCGGTCGACGTCCACCACAGCTACCGCTTCGAGCAGGGCTTCACGTTCGAGCTCAACCTCTCCGGCGTGGCCGACGAGCACCGCGATGCGTTCGTGGAGGACAAGGGGAAGGAAGGGGAATGAGCGCCACCGTGGTCGGGGAGAAGCTGCTCGGCGAGGACGACGTCGTCGCCGAGCTGCGGTCGGGGATGACCATCGCCATCGGGGGGTGGGGCAGCCGGCGCAAGCCCATGTCGATCGTGCGGGCCATCCTGCGCAGCGACCTGCAGGATCTGACGATCCTGAGCCACGGTGGTCCCGACCTGGGCCTGCTGTGCGCCGCCGGCAAGGTGAGCAAGGCGATCTACGCCTTCGCCACGCTCGACACGATCCCGCTCGAACCGCACTTCCGGCGGGCCCGGGAGTCCGGCGCCATCGCCGACGAGCCGCTGGACGAGGGCCTCGTCCACCTGGGCCTGCAGGCGGCGGCGTGGCGGGTGCCGTTCCTGCCCACCCGGGTCGGCCTCGGGTCGGACCTGGTGCGCGACAACCCGACGCTCGGTCGGGTCACGTCGCCCTTCGACGACGGCGAGGAGCTGCTGGCCATGCCGGCCTTCCGGCTCGACGCCGCGATCTGCCACCTCAACCGCTCGGACGCTCGGGGCAACGCCATGTACCTCGGCCCCGACCTCTACTGGGACGACCTCATGCTGCAGGCCGCACCCACCGGCGGCCGCTTCATCTCCACCGAGCTCGTGGTGCCCACCGGCGACCTGGAGCGCGAGGGGTGCCTCCACCAGCTGCGGATCAGCCGGATGATGGTCGACGGGGTGGTGTCGGCACCCGGTGGCGCGCACTTCACGGCCTGCGCCCCGGACTACGGGCGCGACGAGGCGTTCCAGCAGGCGTACGCCGCCTCGGCCGCGTCGCCCGAGGCGTGGGCGTCGTTCCGGGCCGAGTGGATCGACATCCCCGAGTCGGACTACCAGCGGAAGGCGGGTGCGTTGCGGTGACCGACATCTCCCGTGCCGAGATCTGCATCGTCGCCATGGCCGAGTGCTTCCGGGGCGACGGCGAGATCCTGGCCAACCCCATCGGCCTCATCCCGGTGCTGGGCGGGCGCCTGGCCCGGGCCACGTTCGAGCCGCTGCTGTGCTGCACCGACGGGGAGGCCCGGCTGATCGCCGACGACGTGACGTTCCCCGGGCCCGAGTCGCCCGGCGGCCTCACCAGCGGCGACGGCAAGACCGTGGAGTACTGGAACCCGTACCGGTCGATGTTCGACTGGGTGTGGTCGGGGCGGCGGCACGTCGTGATGGGTGCCACGCAGCTCGACCGCTACGGCAACCAGAACTTCGCCGCCATCGGCGACTACGGGCGGCCCAAGGTGCAGCTCCTCGGCTACCGGGGCGCGCCGGGCAACACGCTCAACTGCACGACGTCGTACTGGGTGCCGAAGCACGGGCCGCGGGTGTTCGTGGAGAAGGTCGACACGGTGACCGGCGTGGGCTGGGATCGGGCGACCGAGCTGGGTCTCGACGGCCCGGCCCGGTACTTCGACGTGCGGCGGGTGGTGTCGAACCTCGGGGTGTTCGACTTCGCCACCCCCGACCACCGCATGCGCCTGCAAGCCCTCCACCCGGGTGTCACCGTCGACGAGGTGGTGGCCGCCACCGGCTTCGACCTGGTGATCCCCGACGAGGTCCCCACCTCCCGCCTCCCCACCCCGGAGGAGCTGGAGCTGATCCGGGAAACCCTCGACCCGCAGAACCTGCGCATCACCGAGGTCCCCGACCCCACCTGACCGGTGCGGGCTCCGGGCTGTCGGTGGTCGGGGGTCTCCCGCTAATCTGACGGGGTGTCAGGTCTCGGAGGGCGGTTTTGTGAGCTGGTCGGGTGCCGGCAGCCGATCGTCCAGACGGGGATGGGCTGGGTCTCCGGGGCGTCGTTGACGGCGGCCACGAGCGCGGCCGGGGGCTTCGGCATCCTGGCGGCGGTCACCATGACCACCGAGCTGCTCGAAGGGGCTCTCGCCTCGGTGCAGGAGCGGACGTCGGCGCCGTTCGGCGTGAACTTCCGGCCCGACCAGCCCGACCTCGACGCCCGCGTCGCCCTCTGCGTCGACGCCGGCGTGCGGCTGGTCAGCTTCGCCGGAGCGCCGACCAACGCCGCGATCGACCGCCTCCACGAGGCCGGCATCCTCGTGATGCCCACCGTCGGCGCCCGGCGCCACGCCGAGAAGATGCTCGCCGCCGGGGTCGACGCCGTGATCGCCCAGGGCGGCGAGGGCGGCGGCCACACCGGGACGGTGCCAACGTCGCTGCTGCTGCCCCAGGTGGTCGACGCCGTCGGCTCCGAGGTGCCCGTGCTGGGCGCCGGGGGGTTCCACGACGGGCGGGGCCTGGTCGCCGCGCTGGCCTGGGGTGCCGACGGCATCGCCATGGGCACCCGCTTCCTGCTCACCCAGGAGTCGACGGTGCCGGAGCCGATCAAGCAGCTCTACCTGTCGACGGCCGTGACGGGCACCGTCGTGACCGTGGCGCTCGACGGGATGCCCCAGCGGGTGGTGCGCACCGACCTGGTCGACCGGCTGGAGCGCTCGAGCGGCGTGTCCCGCCTCGCCCGGTCGTTCACCGCGGCGCTGCGGTTCCGCCGGCTGACCGGCACGCCGCTGCGCCAGATGGTGCGGGAAGGCCTGGCGATGCGGCGCAGCCAGGGCCTGTCGTGGTCGCAGATGGCCATGGCCGCCAACGCCCCGATGCTGATCAAGGCGGCGCTGGTCGACGGGCGACCCGAGGTCGGGGTGCTGCCGACCGGCCAGGTCGCCGGCGTGGTCGACGAGCTCCCTACGGTCGCCGAGCTGATCGACCGCATCGTCGCCGAGGCCGAAGAGACGCTGGCCCGCCTGGAGAAGCGCTGATGGACCTGACGTGGGGCCCCGCCGAGGACGGGTTCCGGGCCGAGGCCCGGGGTTGGCTGGAGGAGCACCTGGCGGCGTGGCGGGCCGGGTGCGAGGGCGGCGAGCCACGGTCGGGCGACACCCGGGAGGGTTTCGCCCAGCACCTCGACTGGGAGCGTGATCTGCACGCCGGGCGCTGGGCGGCGGTGTCGTGGCCCGAGGAGCACGGCGGGCGGGGCGCCTCGCTGTGGGAGTGGCTGATCTTCGAGGAGGAGTACTACCGGGCCGGCGGCCCACCCCGGGTCACGCAGAACGGCATCTTCCTGCTGGCTCCGACGGTGTTCGAGTTCGGCACGCCCGAGCAGCAGGCGCACATCCTCCCGCGCATGGCCGCCGCCGACGACCTGTGGTGCCAGGGCTGGTCGGAGCCGAACGCCGGCAGCGACCTGGCGGGCATCCGGGCCAAGGCCACGCGGGTCGACGGCGGCTGGCGGCTCGACGGCCAGAAGACGTGGACCACCCGCGGCGCCTTCTGCACCCACCTCTTCGGTCTGTTCCGGACCGACCCCGAGTCGGAGCGGCACCGGGGCCTGTCGTACCTGCTGGTGCCGTTCGACACGCCGGGCGTCACCGTGCGGGGCTTCGGGCGGCTCGACGGCGACGAGGGGTTCGCGGAGGTGTTCTTCGACGGCGCCTTCCTCGCCGACGACGCCCTGCCCGGCGGCGTGGTGTTGGGCGAGGTGGGGCAGGGCTGGTCGGTCGCCATGGCCACCACCGGCTCCGAGCGGGGCCTCACGCTGCGGTCGCCGGGGCGCTTCCTGGCGACGGCGGCCCGGCTGATCTCGCGGTACCAGGCCGATCCCCAGCCCCGGCTGCGGGAGCGGCTGGTGGAGGCGTGGATGCGGGCCGAGGCGTACAGCCTGTTCACGCTCGACACCGTCACCCGGTTGTCCGGGGGTGGGGCGATGGGTGCCGAGAGCTCGGTCAACAAGGTCTGGTGGTCGGAGCTCGACTGCGACCTGCACGAGCTGGCGCTGGAGCTCCTGGGCCCGGACGCCGAGCTCGAGGGGCCGTGGTCGAAGGGCTGGCAGTTCGCCCTGTCCGGCCCGATCTACGCCGGCACCAACGAGATCCAACGCAACATCGCCGCCGAGCGCGTCCTCGGCCTGCCGAGGAAGTAGGGGTAGGCCGCCGTGTTCTTCGGGTTCGACGACGACCAGCTGGCCTTCCGCGACGCCGTCCGCGACCTGCTCGACAAGCAGTGCCCGCCCGAGTCGGTGCGCGCGGCGTGGTCGGGCGACCTCGACCGGGGCGTGTGGCAGGCGCTCGACGAGATGGGCGTCACCGCGACGCTGGTCCCCGAGCCCGCCGGCGGCCTGGGTCTCGACGAACGGTCGCTGGTGCTGGTCCTGGAGGAGTCGGGCCGGGCCGCGCTGCCCCACCCGATCGTCGACTCGGTGGCCGTCGCCGCCCCGCTGCGTCCGGGTGCCGGGCTGGTGGCGTCCGACCTCGGTGGCCCGAACGTCCCGTGCGCGGCCGACGCCGACCGGTTCCTGCTCCGGGACGGCGAGGCGCTGCACCTGGTGGAGCCGGGCGACGTCGAGCTGACACCGCTGGAGACCGTCGACGGCGCCCGCCGGGCGGCCCGCGTGACCTGGCAGTCGTCCCCCGGCACCCTGCTGACCGACGACCCCGCCGCGGTGGAGCTGGCGTTCGACCGGGGCGCCCTCGGCACGGCGGCGCAGCTCGTCGGCCTCGGCCAGCGGATGCTCGACCTCACGGTCGCCTACGTCACCCAGCGGGAGCAGTTCGGGCAGCCCGTCGGGGCGTTCCAGGCGGTGAAGCACCACCTGGCGAACGCCCTGAAGGACCTGGCGTTCGCCCGCCCGGCCGTCTACCGGGCCGCCCATTCGGTCGCCACCGGCGCCGATACCCGGGCCCGCGACGTGTCGATGGCCAAGGCCATGGCGTCGGACGCGGCCCGGTTCGTCGGGCGCCAGGCGCTGCAGTGTCACGGTGCGATCGGCTACACGGTCGAGGCCGACCTACACCTGTACCTCAAGCGGTCGTGGGCCCTGGCCGCGGCGTGGGGCGACGCCGCCTGGCACCGCGACCGGGTCGGACGAGCACTCGGGATCTGAGGAGGAGCGAGCGATGGCTGAGGCCTACATCGTCGAAGCGGTGCGGTCGCCCGTGGGGCGGCGCGGCGGAGGGCTGGCACAGGTCCACCCCGCCGACCTGGGCGCCCACGCGCTGAGCGCGCTCGTGGAGCGCAGCGGCATCGACCCGTCCGCCGTGGAGGACGTGGTGTTCGGCTGCGTCGACACCATCGGCGGGCAGGCCGGCGACATCGCCCGCACGTGCTGGCTCGCCGCCGGCCTGCCCGACCACGTGCCCGGCACCACCGTCGACCGCCAGTGCGGCTCGTCGCAGCAGGCCGTCCACTTCGCCGCCCAGGCGGTCCTGTCCGGCACGCAGGACGTCGTGGTGGCGGGCGGGGTCCAGCAGATGTCGCAGATCCCCATCTCGTCGGCCATGACCGCCGGCCAGCCCCTCGGCTTCGACGACCCCTTCACCGGCTCGACCGGCTGGGTGGAGCGCTACGGCACGCAGGAGGTGTCGCAGTTCCGGTCGGCGGAGATGATCGCCGCCAAGTGGGACCTCTCCCGCGACGACATGGAGGCGTTCGCCGTCGAGTCGCACGAGCGGGCGATCCGGGCCCGGGCCGAGGGCCGCTTCGACGCCGAGATCGCCCCGCTGGGCGACGTCGCCGCCGACGAAGGCCCCCGGGAACCGAACTGGGAGAAGATCCGGTCGCTGCCGACGCTGACCGAGGGCGGACGGGTCACCGCCGCCTGCGCGTCGCAGATATCGGATGCCTCGGCGGCGCTCCTCATCGTCAACGAGCAGGGCCTGCGTGATCACGACCTGACGCCCCGGGCCCGCATCCACCACCTCTCCGTGCGGGCCGACGACCCGGTGTGGATGCTCACCGCGCCCATCCCGGCCACGGCCTATGCGCTCGGGAAGGCAGGCATGTCGCTGGACGACATCGACCTGGTGGAGATCAACGAGGCGTTCGCGTCGGTGGTGATCGCCTGGCTGACGGACACCGGCGCCGACCCGGCGAAGGTCAACGTCAACGGCGGCGCCATCGCCCTGGGCCACCCGCTCGGCGCCACCGGTGCTCGCCTGATGACCACCCTCCTCCACGAGCTGGAGCGCACGGGCGGCCGCTGGGGCCTCCAGACGATGTGCGAGGGCGGCGGCCAGGCCAACGTCACGATCATCGAGCGCCTCTAACCCACGGGCACCACCTCCACACTGGCCTTGATGCCCGACGCGCCGGCCAACTTGGCATCGGTCGTCACCAAGGGGACCTCGAACCACTCGGCCAACGCCACGTACATGGCGTCGTACGGCGTGACGTTGTCGCGCAGCTCCCACGCCCGGTCCATGAACTGTCGCATCGGGAAGCGGACGATGTAGGTCTCGGCGTAGTTCTCCAAGGCCTCGTCGGCTCGCCGCTTGGTGATGATCTTGCGGCGTATCGACTTGCGGAGCGAGTTCATGAACTCGACGTCGACTAGCTCAGGAGCGAACAGCCGTTCCTCGGACAGGCGATCACTGGCCGCCACCGAGCCAAGAAGTGCCTCGTACAGGACGGATGCGTCGATGACGATCATCGGTCCCCCGATGCAGCGTCACGCATCTCACGGATCAGCCTGGCGCCATGACCCGGCGGTGGGTTGCCTCTGCGCGCGGCAGCCCGGGCGAAGACCTCGGCGTTGCCGCCGCCGCGGATGGTCTCGCGGAGGACGCCGAGCAGGTACTTGTTGAGCGACTGCTCGGCCTCTTCGGCCTGTCGCACCAGTTCTGCGTGGACATCCTCGGGGACGTCCCGTATCTGTATCGCCACCATGTGTGACAGCTTACAACCGCTACGGGGGCATGGTGCAAGCATTTTGAAGGCATCTACGACAGTCGGTGGAAGGCGATCGCGGCGGCGGTGGCGACGTTGAGGGAGTCGACCGCCGACGACAGAGGGATCCTCACGAGCCGGTCGGCGGCCGCCAGCGCCGCGTCGGTGAGGCCCGGGCCCTCGGCGCCGACCAGGAAGGCGATCTTGGGGGGCGGGTCGGCGGCCAGGGTGTCGACCGGCTCGGCGTGCGGCGCCGGGGTCAGCGCGACGACGGTGAAGCCCGCGGCCCGCACCTCGTCGAGGCCCGCGGGCCAGGCCGGGAAGCGGGTGAACGGCACCCGCAGCACGTGGCCCATCGACACCCGCACCGAGCGCCGGTAGAGGGGATCGGCGGCGGTCGGGTCGAGCAGCACGCCGTCGATGCCGAAGCCGGCGGCGTTGCGGAACAGGGCCCCCAGGTTCTCGTGGTCGTTGACGCCCTCCACCAGCGCCAGCCGCCGGGCCGGCGACCCCACCACCGAGGCCACCGACGGCAACGGCCGCCGGTCCACCGCAGCGATCACGCCCCGGTGGAAGTTGAAGCCGGTGACGGCGCGCACGTCCTCGGCCGAGCGCACCACGATCGGCGCCCGCTGCCCGACCAGCTCGAGCACCACCTGCGCCCGGTTCTCGGCCGCCAGCACCATGCGGATCGAGTACGACGACTCCACCAGCGACCGCAGCCCCAGCAGCCCCTCCACCAGGAAGAAGTCGCCGCGCCGCTCGATCTCCCGCCGCCGCTCGGGGTCGTTCAGCGAGCGGAACAGGTCCAGGGGGTCGTCGTGATCGGCAGCGGCCACGACGGACGAAGCTAACTGCCGGTGCCTACCCGATCCCACGGACGATGGCGACAGCGGCGGCCGCGGCGGCGAACGCCAGCACCGTCGGCCGCATCCACGGCCCGTCGAGCCACCGGGCGACCAACCGGCTGAGCACCGAACCCACGAACAGCGCCGGCAACAGGGCCACGGCCAGCCGCAGCTGCCACCACTCCATCACCCCGGCCACCACCAGGCTCGGCAACGACAGGGCCGTCCCGAGCAGGAAGCACGCCGCCAGCGTCGGCCGCAGCACCGGGCCGTCGTGGCGCTGGTACAGCAGGGCCAACGGCGGCCCGCCGATCGACGTCGCCGTCCCGAAGATCCCCGACACGAACCCGGCCGTCAGCTTGGTGCCACGGTTGAAGGGCAACGACGTCGCCACGACGCTGGTCGCCACCCCCGCCAGCACCACCGCGCCCGTGAGCACCGACAGCTGGTCCAACGCGATCGCCGACACGACCCACGTGCCCACCACGACGCCCGGCGCCCGCCCGAGCGTCGCCCAGCCCACGTCACGCCACACGATGCTGTCCCGCTCGTGGCGGACCATCGCCATCTGCAGGGGCAGCGGCAGCAGGATCATCGTGCCGGGCAGCGCCGCCGGGGCGACGATCGCCAGCACCGGCACGGCCAGCAGGTTGGCCCCGAAGCCGATCGACCCCTGCGCCAGCGCCCCCACGAGGACGCCGAGCGACACGAGCACGTAGTCGGCGAGCGAGAGGTCGACTCCCACCTACCGTTTGAGCGAACGCCAGTAGGTGCCGGCGACGAGGGCGTCGATCGTGCGGCGGTGCATCACCAGCTCCTCGTGGTCCTCCGGCGGGGGGTTCTCGCCGAAGTGGACGGAGCGGCCCGTCGCCCGGATCATCACCGTGCCGTGCCGCAGCGCCGCGTAGGTGAGGAACCAGTCGAAGTCGCGGGGCTCGTGGCCGGTGCTCTCGGCGTACTGGTGGGCCACCTCGTCGCGGTCGAGGAAGTCGGGCAGCCCGGGCATCTCGAACTGGACGGCGATGTCGTCGAGGAAGCGGTGCAGGAACACGAACCACGACAGGTCGAGCTCCCGCGGGCCGAGCGTCGCCATCTCCCAGTCGAACACCGCGACCGGCTGGAAGTCCCGGTACATCATGTTGCCGATGCGGGCGTCGCCCCAGCTCACCACCGTGGGCCCCGCCTCGGCGTCCACCGGCCAGTGGTCCTCCAGCCAGGCGAACGCCCGGTCGAGCACCGGGTAGCGCAGGTCGCCGCGCACCCAGTCGTAGTACGCCTTCTCGGCCTCGAAGTGGGCCCGCAGTGCCGACCGGCCGGGCTCGTCGCCGGGGGACGCCAGGAACGCCCGCTCCTCCGCCGACGCCTCCACGCCGTGGATGGCGGCCAGCACGTCGACGCTGGTGGCCTGCAGGTGGGCCCGCTGCTGCGGCGTCGCCTCGACCACCCAGGAGCCGTCGAAGGGATACGGCATCACGTCGGGCGGCACCTCGCCCTCGACCCGGTCCATCACGAAGAACGGGGCACCGAGCGCGGTCTCGTCGGGCTCGTACCAGTGCACCTGCGGCACGGGCGCTGCGGTCCGCTCGCCGACCAGGCGCATCACCCGCACCTGCCGCTCCAGGTCGTAGGTGGGGAAGATGGGGAAGGCGGCGGGGTCGGGCCGCATCCGGGCCACGAAGCGCCCCTCGCCCGAGGACCAGGAGGCGTCGAACAGCAGGGTCTCGCTGGACACGCCGTTGGTCTCGGGGCGATCGACGTGGTCGACCCGCACGTCGGCGCCGATCTCGGGCCGCTGCGCCAGCCACTCGGTGAGCCGAGCCCGAAGCTCGTCGTCGTCCCGGCGGGACAGTCCCAGGTACTCGTTGTCGTCGGCCACGGTTCCCCCCGTTTCTGACGGTATGTCAGATCGTGCCATCATGCCCGGCATGGCCAGGTTGTGTGAAGGCAGGGTCGTCATTGTGACAGGCGCCGGGAGGGGCCTCGGGCGGGCCCACGCGCTGGAGTTCGCCCGCCAGGGGGCGGCGGTGGTGGTCAACGACGTGGGCGCCGAGCTCGACGGCAGCGGTGCCGGCGACGCCTCGCCCGCCCAGGAAGTGGTCGCCGACATCGAGGCGCTCGGCGGCCGGGCCGTCGTCAACGGCGACGACGTGGCCGACTGGGACGGCGCCCAACGGCTCGTCCGCACCGCGCTCGACGCCTTCGGCCGGCTCGACGTGGTCGTCAACAACGCCGGCGTCGTGCGTGACCGCATGTTCGCCAACGCCGCCGAGGACGAGTGGGACGCCGTGGTGCGCGTGCACCTCAAGGGCCACTTCGCCGTCGCCCGCCACGCCGCGGGGCACTGGCGCGACCAGGCGAAGGCCACCGGCGCCCCCGTCGACGCCCGCATCGTGAACACCACCTCGGGCGCGGGGCTGCTGGGGTCGATCGGCCAGGCCGCCTACAGCGCGGCCAAGGGTGGCATCGCCTCGCTGACCCTGGTGCAGGCCGCCGAGCTGGGCCGCTACGGCATCACCGCCAACGCCATCGCCCCCTCCGCCCGCACCCGCATGACCGAGACCGTCTTCGCCGACGCCATGGCCGCCCCCGACGACCCCGCCGCCTTCGACCCCATGTCGCCTGACAACATCTCCCCGCTGGTGGTGTGGCTGGGCTCCACCGAATCGGCGGCGGTGACCGGGCGGGTGTTCGAGCTGGAGGGCGGCAGGGTGTCGCTGGCCGACGGCTGGCAGCACACCGAGTCCGTCGACAAGGGCGGCCGCTGGGAGCCCGACGAGCTCGGCCCCGTCGTCGAGTCGCTGATCGCCAAGGCCCCACCCCCGGCCCCCGTGTACGGCACCTGAACTACGGTGCGCCCGTGGGGGATCGCACGCTGACCACGTTGGCGACCGGTGGCGGGTTCTTCGAGGGACCGCGCTGGCACGACGGCCGCTGGTGGGTGTCGGACTTCTACCGCCACACGGTCTCGACCTACACGGTGGACGGCCGCGAGGAGCAGGTCCTCACCGTCGACGCCCAGCCCTCGGGCCTGGGCTGGCGGCCCGACGGGTCGCTGCTGGTGGTGTCGATGAAGGACCACCGCCTGCTGCGTCGTTACGCGGACGGCCGCGTCGACGTCGTCGCCGACCTGAGCGAGCACGCCGGCGGCCCCCTGAACGACATGGTCGTCGACGCGGCCGGTCGGGCGTGGGTGGGCAACTTCGGCTTCGACATGACGGCCGGCGGCGGCCCGCAGGGAGCCGCTCTGGTGCGGGTCGACGTCGACGGCACCGTGACGGTGGCGGCCGAGGACCTGCAGTTCCCCAACGGCACGGTGGTCACCCCGGACGGCGCCACGCTGATCGTCGGCGAGACCATGGGTCGCCGCTACACCGCGTTCACGATCGCCGCCGACGGGACGCTGACCGACCGCCGCACCTGGGCCGACCTGGCCGACGCCGAGGTGGCGCCCGACGGTTGCTGCCTCGACGCCGAGGGCCACATCTGGGCGGCCGACGCGTTCGGCGCCCGCTGCGTCCGCCTCGCCGAGGGCGGCGCGGTCGTCGACCGGGTCGACATGCCCGACAGACTCAACGCCTACGCCTGCATGCTCGGCGGTGACGACGGCCGCACCCTGCTGGTCTGCGCCGCACCCGACTACTTCGAGCGCAACCGGGTGGTCGCCCGGGAGGCCGTGCTGCTCACCGCCACCGTCGACGTCCCCCACGCCGGCCTGCCCTGACCAACCCCGAAACTTCGACAGAGGTGGCGCCATAGCGACGCGTTCTGTCGAAGTTTCGGGGTGTCGTGGCCCGGGGCGACCCGCTACTCGGCGCGGACCGCCTCGGCGGGGGCCAGGCGGCTGGCCCGGGCGGCGGGGTAGAGGCCGGCGAGGGCGCCGACCGCCAGCGAGGC
This window harbors:
- a CDS encoding RNA methyltransferase; the protein is MAAADHDDPLDLFRSLNDPERRREIERRGDFFLVEGLLGLRSLVESSYSIRMVLAAENRAQVVLELVGQRAPIVVRSAEDVRAVTGFNFHRGVIAAVDRRPLPSVASVVGSPARRLALVEGVNDHENLGALFRNAAGFGIDGVLLDPTAADPLYRRSVRVSMGHVLRVPFTRFPAWPAGLDEVRAAGFTVVALTPAPHAEPVDTLAADPPPKIAFLVGAEGPGLTDAALAAADRLVRIPLSSAVDSLNVATAAAIAFHRLS
- a CDS encoding type II toxin-antitoxin system VapC family toxin, producing MIVIDASVLYEALLGSVAASDRLSEERLFAPELVDVEFMNSLRKSIRRKIITKRRADEALENYAETYIVRFPMRQFMDRAWELRDNVTPYDAMYVALAEWFEVPLVTTDAKLAGASGIKASVEVVPVG
- a CDS encoding acetyl-CoA C-acetyltransferase, with the translated sequence MAEAYIVEAVRSPVGRRGGGLAQVHPADLGAHALSALVERSGIDPSAVEDVVFGCVDTIGGQAGDIARTCWLAAGLPDHVPGTTVDRQCGSSQQAVHFAAQAVLSGTQDVVVAGGVQQMSQIPISSAMTAGQPLGFDDPFTGSTGWVERYGTQEVSQFRSAEMIAAKWDLSRDDMEAFAVESHERAIRARAEGRFDAEIAPLGDVAADEGPREPNWEKIRSLPTLTEGGRVTAACASQISDASAALLIVNEQGLRDHDLTPRARIHHLSVRADDPVWMLTAPIPATAYALGKAGMSLDDIDLVEINEAFASVVIAWLTDTGADPAKVNVNGGAIALGHPLGATGARLMTTLLHELERTGGRWGLQTMCEGGGQANVTIIERL
- a CDS encoding CoA-transferase, with product MSATVVGEKLLGEDDVVAELRSGMTIAIGGWGSRRKPMSIVRAILRSDLQDLTILSHGGPDLGLLCAAGKVSKAIYAFATLDTIPLEPHFRRARESGAIADEPLDEGLVHLGLQAAAWRVPFLPTRVGLGSDLVRDNPTLGRVTSPFDDGEELLAMPAFRLDAAICHLNRSDARGNAMYLGPDLYWDDLMLQAAPTGGRFISTELVVPTGDLEREGCLHQLRISRMMVDGVVSAPGGAHFTACAPDYGRDEAFQQAYAASAASPEAWASFRAEWIDIPESDYQRKAGALR
- a CDS encoding toxin-antitoxin system HicB family antitoxin, which encodes MVAIQIRDVPEDVHAELVRQAEEAEQSLNKYLLGVLRETIRGGGNAEVFARAAARRGNPPPGHGARLIREMRDAASGDR
- a CDS encoding sulfite exporter TauE/SafE family protein, which produces MGVDLSLADYVLVSLGVLVGALAQGSIGFGANLLAVPVLAIVAPAALPGTMILLPLPLQMAMVRHERDSIVWRDVGWATLGRAPGVVVGTWVVSAIALDQLSVLTGAVVLAGVATSVVATSLPFNRGTKLTAGFVSGIFGTATSIGGPPLALLYQRHDGPVLRPTLAACFLLGTALSLPSLVVAGVMEWWQLRLAVALLPALFVGSVLSRLVARWLDGPWMRPTVLAFAAAAAAVAIVRGIG
- a CDS encoding acyl-CoA dehydrogenase family protein, which produces MFFGFDDDQLAFRDAVRDLLDKQCPPESVRAAWSGDLDRGVWQALDEMGVTATLVPEPAGGLGLDERSLVLVLEESGRAALPHPIVDSVAVAAPLRPGAGLVASDLGGPNVPCAADADRFLLRDGEALHLVEPGDVELTPLETVDGARRAARVTWQSSPGTLLTDDPAAVELAFDRGALGTAAQLVGLGQRMLDLTVAYVTQREQFGQPVGAFQAVKHHLANALKDLAFARPAVYRAAHSVATGADTRARDVSMAKAMASDAARFVGRQALQCHGAIGYTVEADLHLYLKRSWALAAAWGDAAWHRDRVGRALGI
- a CDS encoding acyl-CoA dehydrogenase family protein; protein product: MDLTWGPAEDGFRAEARGWLEEHLAAWRAGCEGGEPRSGDTREGFAQHLDWERDLHAGRWAAVSWPEEHGGRGASLWEWLIFEEEYYRAGGPPRVTQNGIFLLAPTVFEFGTPEQQAHILPRMAAADDLWCQGWSEPNAGSDLAGIRAKATRVDGGWRLDGQKTWTTRGAFCTHLFGLFRTDPESERHRGLSYLLVPFDTPGVTVRGFGRLDGDEGFAEVFFDGAFLADDALPGGVVLGEVGQGWSVAMATTGSERGLTLRSPGRFLATAARLISRYQADPQPRLRERLVEAWMRAEAYSLFTLDTVTRLSGGGAMGAESSVNKVWWSELDCDLHELALELLGPDAELEGPWSKGWQFALSGPIYAGTNEIQRNIAAERVLGLPRK
- a CDS encoding nitronate monooxygenase family protein, with translation MSGLGGRFCELVGCRQPIVQTGMGWVSGASLTAATSAAGGFGILAAVTMTTELLEGALASVQERTSAPFGVNFRPDQPDLDARVALCVDAGVRLVSFAGAPTNAAIDRLHEAGILVMPTVGARRHAEKMLAAGVDAVIAQGGEGGGHTGTVPTSLLLPQVVDAVGSEVPVLGAGGFHDGRGLVAALAWGADGIAMGTRFLLTQESTVPEPIKQLYLSTAVTGTVVTVALDGMPQRVVRTDLVDRLERSSGVSRLARSFTAALRFRRLTGTPLRQMVREGLAMRRSQGLSWSQMAMAANAPMLIKAALVDGRPEVGVLPTGQVAGVVDELPTVAELIDRIVAEAEETLARLEKR
- a CDS encoding enoyl-CoA hydratase family protein gives rise to the protein MGITTEVHDQGIAEVVVDYPPVNALPVAGWFELADVVGSLGQDDAVRVVVLRAEGRGFNAGVDIKEMQRTTGFDALLGANRGCYAAFGAVYDCLVPVVAAVQGFCLGGGIGLVGNADVIVASDDATFGLPEVDRGALGAATHLARLVPQHKMRAMVYTSATATAAELHAFGSVLQVVPKEELRATALAVAGEIAAKSPTVIRAAKQSLNGIDPVDVHHSYRFEQGFTFELNLSGVADEHRDAFVEDKGKEGE
- a CDS encoding CoA-transferase, whose amino-acid sequence is MTDISRAEICIVAMAECFRGDGEILANPIGLIPVLGGRLARATFEPLLCCTDGEARLIADDVTFPGPESPGGLTSGDGKTVEYWNPYRSMFDWVWSGRRHVVMGATQLDRYGNQNFAAIGDYGRPKVQLLGYRGAPGNTLNCTTSYWVPKHGPRVFVEKVDTVTGVGWDRATELGLDGPARYFDVRRVVSNLGVFDFATPDHRMRLQALHPGVTVDEVVAATGFDLVIPDEVPTSRLPTPEELELIRETLDPQNLRITEVPDPT